ACTCTTCTTTTCTCCACTTCTCCATCTTCTCCCTTTCTCCTGAAAATAGGAAGTAGAGAGTAGAAAGTAGAGAGTAGAAAGTAAAGAAAACATCACTCCTCACGCCTATCTCCTTTTGGTCACTGGTCATTGACTAATGACCAGTGACTAATCACTCCAATCTCTCTCCCATTAATTTTCATCGTCCTTTGTGAGGCAGAGACTTATGAGCGTTCTCCTGAAAATAAGGAAATAGAAGAGTAGGAAAGGGAAACATTATGTGATGAACTTCTATTGCTGTACCAATTATTTGCCCTGTCCGTGCTTTTTCTAAAATCATTCTCTGTGTCTGTGCGTCTCTGTGGTGAACGGTTACAATTCTGCATTATTTGTAGTTAAGAAAAAGTTGTCCCCAGTCTGTTTTAAGCATCTCATTAACCCTTTTTTTCCCAACAGCAGGATACCAGTATAAATCATGATAAAGCCTTGATGCGGCATAAGACCAGGGGACGATTGGTGTGCGAAGTAAAATATGTTCAAACGGTTTGAGGAAACCGTGATATATTGCCTTCTGACCTTTACTGGCAAAGGTATCACCACACTTAAAGCCAAAGTTGACACCTGATATATCCTCACCCACTATCTCTATTTCATTTGGGTTACCACACCCCAGCCCCATTTCGTGTGCCAGCCGAATGAAGCCGAGCGAGAGTGGGTCAAATCCCTGGATTTTAGCGGAGATAGCATCAATTGCTACCTGGTCAGAACTGGCTAAGATGTAATCTATAACATGTGGTTCCATACAGCGTGGGCCAGGACCACTGCCCGCAATAGTTCCATCCATCACTGCAAAAATGCCGCTATGAATCTCCTTTTGAATAGTTAAAAGGTCAACCAGGGTCTCATGAATAACGCTGTGTGTCCAGTGTCTTTTTTGGGATAAAAGACCTCCAAAGGCATTCTTCATCGCCCCAGTAATCGTAGTGAACACATGCGTTTTCACTGTTGGCAGGTGAATGATACTCTTCCCCTGAAACATCTTTGGAATAAGAATACCTTCTGGATACACCTTATCCAGAACAAGCATTTTCCCTTTCGGTTCGTATCTTACCCACTCTATGGGTTTCTCATTCAAATAAACCGTAGATAGACCATATTTATCTATCACTAACTTATGTTTATTATTTACCTCTCCGATTCTATCATTGACGACAACAGTGCGATTATGGGCACCAATGATATTTTGTGGTGGATAGCCGTCATCAAGAAGGGTTTTTATTACTCCTTCTAATTGCCAGGGTGTAGTTGAGCACGCCGGATACCAGTGATGCCAGGAGATGTTAATTTTAAGAAGAACAACTTTATCCCTGGGTAAAAAGCTCTCATATTCGGCTAATTTCATTAACCGTTTATAATCCTCGAGTATCGTTTCCGGCTTTGTTTTTAAAACTGCAACTTTACTCATTTCTTTAAACCTCCTTCTGTTTGGTAAATGGTAACTGGTGAATGGTAATTAATTAGTGTTTATTTGGGGACACGACCTAAATTTTCATCCTCTTTAGCCAGACCATCTTCATATTTAAGAAAATATCTAAGAAGTGCGGCTAAAGCCGAAAACCAATAAAATGGTTCAAAGTCTGTCTTGTCTATAAATATGGCACTTGTCATATGTCCTATTAAGCCAATTTCAACTGCTCGACTTAGATTGTAAACATTAATCCCTTGAAATTCTTCTTTTGCTGATTTCCTTACCCGCCATAAATCTGTAAAATTAAAAAATAATAATAACAGGTAAGAGAATAAAGCAATAGTCCCCCCTTGAGCTAAGAATTTTATATATGTATTATGCGGAACAAGTTGTTCGATTTTACTATCCCATGGGAGATAGCCTCTAACTACATACTGAAAATTTTCCTGTCCTATACCAATTAAAGGATGCTCTTTCCACATCTCAATACCTGCCTTCCATACATCAATTCGATGAGTAGCTGAGGCATCCTCCTCATAACTCTTAATTGAATTCATTCTCTCCCAATAAATAGGGGGAGCAAACATTATTCCTAACCATATTATTCCACTTAATATAAGGAATGATTTTAATTTCTTTTTTGAGGTAAGGGCAAGGGATAGTAGAACTACTCCAGCACCAATAGAACCACCTCGAGAGGCAGTAGCAATGATAGAAAAGATTGAGATTGGTAAGAAAATAATACCCCCAATTTTCTCCAATCGATTCTTGCTAAAAATCTTATAGAAAAAAAATGGTATTGTCATTACGACCATATGGGCAAGGGCATTAGAACCCGCTAACTGCCCTCCACCTACCTCTACTCTCTTCATTGAACCTCCCAGAATGAATGTGCGGATGGATAAAAGAGCTAATCCCCCGCTACCTCCTGATACTATCCAATAGGCAAGATTAAGTCTTTTAAAGGAGTCTATTAAATTTAGAAAAAGGAGATAAAATAGCATTCTTTTAGCAAATACACCGGAGTCCTCAATAGACTTTTCTGGATAAACGGCATTAATAGTGGAAAGATATGCCACAGCTATTAGTCCTAAAATAGCAATGTTTTGCCAGCATTTAACAAATCTAAAATTTCGTTTAACTATCATATTAAATAACCAACTCCCCACAACTACTGGTGTTATGTAAAATATTGCCCTTGTATCTGATGGAGCATATTTTATATCACATGACATAAGAAAATATAAAAAGATTACGAATAGAACTCCCCAATAAGGCTCAAGGAGAATACCTATACCTCCCACAATACATAATCCAATCAGGGTCGCATTCCTGATGGAAACAAGAGGACATAAAAACAGAAATCCCATCGCCATACATAAAACTATGCTTACCGCAATCATTATTGCCGATGGTAATTCCTTATTATATTTAACCTCTATCCAGAATGAGGTTATCTTTTCTTTCAGAGTATTAAAATATTCCTTCATTTAATATATCTCCCTTACAGATTATTTATTAATAGCTGTTTTATCTTATAGCAGTCACTAACTTTCTGCCTTGATTTTTTAAAGATACTATCGACTATTTTTCTATCTCCACCATTTCTCCGGATTATCTCTACGATGTATTCATAAGTTTGTAGGTCTGTGCGAAGGACTTTTAGTCGTAGAGATGGGATAGGAATATCGAGATTAAATTTACTACCAGGATAAAAAGCTAATGCAGTGCCATCTTCTTCATCAAGATAGACATAAGGGTCATCTTTCCATGAGGCACAACTCCAGAAGCAAATTCCATCAACTTTTGCTTTCCATATTTCCCATAATATATCTATTTCTTTATCATCTTCATTGTCACAAAAAGATTTTTTATTTACCGCAGGCAGACTTCCATAAAACCAGATTTCTTCATCCTGCCTATGTCTATTTTCCGCATCAGAAATATCACTCCCCAGTCCAACATTCCATAATCCAACATAGCCATTTAGTCTTTTATCTGAGGAAAGATACTCATAATACCGACCAATATCAATTCTAAAAACAAACTTTGCAGATTTAGTATACATAATTTTCTTTCCCGCACCTATATTTTTAAATCCTTGTTTTGTTAATTCTGCATAGTATTTCAACGCATCATAATCAGCATAGGGATTTTGGGGAGATTCTTTAGATGGGTATCTGGGTTCATCCATCCGCCAGGGAATTAATTTAGACATCGTTGTTTTATGGTTAAAATATATCTGAAATTGGGTTTGTGTCCAACCCTGTTTATTAAAATAATCTTCAAATTGTTGACATATTCTTATATATTCTGTTCTATATTCTGGAGTCGTATATCGTCTTGAATTTTTATCTTCGCCCCATTTCGCCGGCCAATTACAATTAAATGGCAATATAAAAGATGATAATGGTCTGCCGGTCCCTCGCTTGCATTCACAAAAAATATTATCTTTTGGTGAGAAGTATTTATTAAACTGATTATAAAATGCCCTCCAATCCACTACCTTAATTTTATCCCCATTACCTTCAATAATGGGGGCATAATTCCCCTTCATTCCACCATCTTGATTATAGGATACTTCACTAAGGGTAAATCCATGTTCCCGTGCCATTTTATGAAATTTCTCTTCAATGGTTATGTATCGTGCATCTTTACGGTCAACATCAAATCCTTTTGATATCCAGATATAATCATTTAAAATAGCCTTTAATGAATAATCATCCGGAAGGACAAAATTTAATACCTTAAGTTTAATATTTAGTGTTTTAAGTAATTTTTTAGTCTGGGTAACCTTAAGAGTCCCTTGATAATCACCAGCAGGAATATTTTTAGGTATGTAAATATCACACCAGACAGCCTGGTTTTTTTGTCCGATAATAGGTTGGGTAGAAGCAGGAATATCAAATGGGGCACCATAGTCAGGGATTTCAAAAGGTATTAACGCATCCGGATACCATTCATTATTTAGTTTTATATACCACTCACGAAATAGCTCAATATTCTCTCTGCTTTGAATAACTCCCTGGCCTGTTAAATTACTGACTGAAATATCTACATCCTTAAGTTTTGTATTCTCTGCCTCAATAACTACTTGAAATCCTACATATTCATTCTTTGCCCCCTGAAGGGAAATAGTATTAAGGTTTTTATCAAAGAAGTAATTTTTGTCTTTATATTCGCCAATTATTGGTTTAGCGTTATATTTTCGCGGGTCTTCCTCATATACATTTCCAGTGATAGGATTGACCTTTTCATATTCTCCGGTTACCCAGATATTAACTGAAGAAAAAGCAGGAGAAGAAGATAATAGAATCAGTAATAATATGATAATCTCCATACTTACATAATATCACATAATTTAAAAAAAGTCAATTAGTAATTGACAACAGTTAAAATATATGTTAAACTATAAGAGTGAAAAATGAAAATGCCAGATGTATATTTTCACCTAAATCAATTGCGGTTATAGGCGCCTCTACTCATCAAGATGCAGTAGGCAGGATTTTGTTTGCCAATATATTGTTTTCTGGATATACAGGTATTGTCTATCCGGTAAATCCGAAGGCAAGAGGCATTTTAGGCGTTAGGGCATATCACTCTGTCTGGGATATTCCAGGGGAAGTAGATCTAGCTGTAATTATCGTGCCAGCATCAAGCGTGCCTGTTGTTATGGAGGAATGTGGAGAAAAGGGTATAAAAGCCGCCATAATCATCAGTGCTGGATTTAAAGAAATAGGTGAAAAAGGAGCAGAGATTGAAAAAACGGTGATAGAGATTGCGAAAAAATATTCTATTGCGGTTCTTGGCCCCAATTGTCTTGGTATAATTAATACTGACCCGGAGATTTCTTTTAATGCGACTTTTGTTACAAGTATGCTAAAACCCGGTAATATCGCCTTTATTTCTCAATCCGGTGCTCTGGGTGTAGCGGCACTTGAATATGCCTCAGAGAATAATATCGGGCTGTCAAAATTCGTCTCGATTGGGAATAAATCTGATTTAACCGAAACTGATATGCTGGCGATGATGAAGGATGACCCAAATACAGATGTGATTCTGCTCTACCTTGAGGACCTCACAGAACCAAAAAGATTCTTAGAACTGGCAAGAGAGATAACCGGGGATATTCCGAAAAGAAAGCCAATATTAGCCATAAAATCAGGACGCACTATCGAAGGAGCAAAAGCGGCTTCGTCTCATACCGGGGCATTAGCCAGTTCAGACGACGCTTATGAGTATTTCTTCCATCAATGCGGCGTGTTAAGGGTAGAAACGCTTGAAGAACTATTTGATTATGCCCGCGCATTTGCCAATCAACCACTTCCAAAAGGAAATCGAGTCGCAATTATCACTAATGGTGGTGGTCCCGGGATAATGGCAACAGATACCTGTATCAGATATGGCGTGCAATTAGCAGATTTTGATAAAAAAACCACTTCAAACTTAAAAAATGGCTTACCACCAACTTCAAACATAAATAATCCCATTGACCTTATTGGAGATGCCAGAGAAGACCGCTATGCACTTGCCTTGAAATCTGTTCTGGAAGATAAAAATGTAGATGGTGTCATAATTGTTATCTGCACTATTCAGCCAATAACTATCTTACAAAATATCGCTTATGTTATTACTGAAATGATGCCCAAATACCAGAAACCCATTATGGTTTGCTGGATGGGAATAACTGATATATCCAGTGTTTTAAAGATTCTTGATGAAAAAAATATCCCCCATTATAAATTTCCAGAAGTGGCGTCAAGAGCACTGGCAAAGATGTGCGAATATAGTCAATGGGTAGCACGACCTCGAACACAGGTTCGAATATTCAATGATGTTGATAAAAAGAAAGTAGAAGAAGTCATTTCTCTTGCAAAAACACAAAAAAGAAGATTTTTACCCGAGCCAGAGACTTATGAGATTTTAAAGGCGTATGGATTTCCTGTTTTAGACTTCCGATTAGCAAAAAATGAACAAGAAGCCACTCAATACGCTCAGGAAGTCGGCTATCCAGTAGCCTTGAAGATAGTTTCTCCAGAAATCCTTCATAAACTGGATGTGGGTGGCGTCCGATTAAACATTGAAAATGAAAAAGATTTGAGAAAGGCATATCAGGAGATGACTCTGAAATTTACTAACTACACTGTTTGGGGTGTCCTTGTTCAAAAGATGGCAAAGAAAGGGAAAGAAATCATTCTTGGAATGAATAAAGATTTACACTTTGGCAATTTGCTTATGTTTGGATTAGGTGGTGCTTATGTCGAGGTGTTAAAAGATGTAACATTCAGGATTGCTCCAATTCGTGAACTTGGTGCTTACCATATGATAGAAAAGATTCGCGGCTATAAAATATTGACCGGTTATCGAGGTGAAAAACCATCTGATATTGACATCATTGCTGAATGTTTAGAAAGGTTATCCCAGTTAGTATGTGATTTTGAAGAAATAGAGGAATTAGATATTAACCCTTTGATTGTGTTTGAAAAAGGTAAAGGGGCGAAGATAGTTGATGCCCGTATCTTGATATTATCCTTACCCATATCTTTTACTGGACAATGTTATTAACTATGCATTCATTCACAATTCACCATTCACCATTTTTCCCCTTTCCCATTTTTTCCTCTTTTCCCCTTTTTCCTTATGGACACCTGAACAGTTACAAAAAAAGATATTTTCCTCTCTGTTCCTCTGCGTCTCTGCGGTAAATTACCACCTGAACGGTTACCGGGAAAAGGTTATTTACTTTTATTACAGTCACCCTCAATTCAGCAATTCTCGGTGAAAATAAGAAATGGGTATTTATGAGGGTTTTTCGGGATTATGAAATATAGGTTTAGGATGGGGAAATTTTAAGCAATTTAGAGGAAGAAGATGTTTAAGAAGCAAAAAATGGCTTTAAGGTGGTTACCTGGACTGTTTATTTAGATTCACCGAGAATTGCTGTAAGTGGTAAAATTTAATTGACTTGTGAGGAGAAGTATGATATAATAGTGTGGTGTTGAGTAAGTTTTGCACGGAGTATCATCAGGTTTCGTAACCTGCAAACGGATAATTGGTAACTGGTAATTGGTTAAATAGTTTCGTCCTGAGCTCAGCCGAACGGTATTCAATTACCAGTTACCAATCACCAGTTACGAGAATCAAATTCCGTGCGTTATTTGTTCAACACGACATAGTGCAAGTCTTAGTCAACACGACACTAGAAATCAGTAGCCATTGAAATTTACTTATGGAGATGATAAATGAATCAGAATATTTTAGAGATACTTTTAATCGCACCACCTATCCTTTTTGCAATTACCATTCATGAATTTAGCCATGGGTTTATTGCGGATAAACTTGGGGATTCGACTCCCAGACTTTCTGGCAGGCTGACGCTTAATCCTCTGGCACATCTTGATTTAGTTGGGACTTTGATGTTTTTTCTTGTCCATATTGGTTGGGCAAAACCAGTACCAGTCAATCCAAATAATTTTCAAAATCCAGGAAAAGATATGCTCTGGGTGGCTTTAGCAGGACCTCTATCGAATTTAATTAGTGCCTTTGTTTTTGGCATGCTTTTCCGTGGACTGATATTTTGGGGCTTACCATTAGTTTCTCAAGAACAACTTTTTCTTATTCTTGAAGTCTTACAAATCTTAGTTTTCTTCAATCTCATTTTAGCCGTTTTTAATGCTATCCCTATTTTCCCTTTAGATGGC
Above is a genomic segment from bacterium containing:
- a CDS encoding DUF362 domain-containing protein, which produces MSKVAVLKTKPETILEDYKRLMKLAEYESFLPRDKVVLLKINISWHHWYPACSTTPWQLEGVIKTLLDDGYPPQNIIGAHNRTVVVNDRIGEVNNKHKLVIDKYGLSTVYLNEKPIEWVRYEPKGKMLVLDKVYPEGILIPKMFQGKSIIHLPTVKTHVFTTITGAMKNAFGGLLSQKRHWTHSVIHETLVDLLTIQKEIHSGIFAVMDGTIAGSGPGPRCMEPHVIDYILASSDQVAIDAISAKIQGFDPLSLGFIRLAHEMGLGCGNPNEIEIVGEDISGVNFGFKCGDTFASKGQKAIYHGFLKPFEHILLRTPIVPWSYAASRLYHDLYWYPAVGKKRVNEMLKTDWGQLFLNYK
- a CDS encoding O-antigen ligase family protein, which encodes MKEYFNTLKEKITSFWIEVKYNKELPSAIMIAVSIVLCMAMGFLFLCPLVSIRNATLIGLCIVGGIGILLEPYWGVLFVIFLYFLMSCDIKYAPSDTRAIFYITPVVVGSWLFNMIVKRNFRFVKCWQNIAILGLIAVAYLSTINAVYPEKSIEDSGVFAKRMLFYLLFLNLIDSFKRLNLAYWIVSGGSGGLALLSIRTFILGGSMKRVEVGGGQLAGSNALAHMVVMTIPFFFYKIFSKNRLEKIGGIIFLPISIFSIIATASRGGSIGAGVVLLSLALTSKKKLKSFLILSGIIWLGIMFAPPIYWERMNSIKSYEEDASATHRIDVWKAGIEMWKEHPLIGIGQENFQYVVRGYLPWDSKIEQLVPHNTYIKFLAQGGTIALFSYLLLLFFNFTDLWRVRKSAKEEFQGINVYNLSRAVEIGLIGHMTSAIFIDKTDFEPFYWFSALAALLRYFLKYEDGLAKEDENLGRVPK
- a CDS encoding glycoside hydrolase domain-containing protein, whose protein sequence is MEIIILLLILLSSSPAFSSVNIWVTGEYEKVNPITGNVYEEDPRKYNAKPIIGEYKDKNYFFDKNLNTISLQGAKNEYVGFQVVIEAENTKLKDVDISVSNLTGQGVIQSRENIELFREWYIKLNNEWYPDALIPFEIPDYGAPFDIPASTQPIIGQKNQAVWCDIYIPKNIPAGDYQGTLKVTQTKKLLKTLNIKLKVLNFVLPDDYSLKAILNDYIWISKGFDVDRKDARYITIEEKFHKMAREHGFTLSEVSYNQDGGMKGNYAPIIEGNGDKIKVVDWRAFYNQFNKYFSPKDNIFCECKRGTGRPLSSFILPFNCNWPAKWGEDKNSRRYTTPEYRTEYIRICQQFEDYFNKQGWTQTQFQIYFNHKTTMSKLIPWRMDEPRYPSKESPQNPYADYDALKYYAELTKQGFKNIGAGKKIMYTKSAKFVFRIDIGRYYEYLSSDKRLNGYVGLWNVGLGSDISDAENRHRQDEEIWFYGSLPAVNKKSFCDNEDDKEIDILWEIWKAKVDGICFWSCASWKDDPYVYLDEEDGTALAFYPGSKFNLDIPIPSLRLKVLRTDLQTYEYIVEIIRRNGGDRKIVDSIFKKSRQKVSDCYKIKQLLINNL
- the acs gene encoding acetate--CoA ligase alpha subunit; amino-acid sequence: MKNENARCIFSPKSIAVIGASTHQDAVGRILFANILFSGYTGIVYPVNPKARGILGVRAYHSVWDIPGEVDLAVIIVPASSVPVVMEECGEKGIKAAIIISAGFKEIGEKGAEIEKTVIEIAKKYSIAVLGPNCLGIINTDPEISFNATFVTSMLKPGNIAFISQSGALGVAALEYASENNIGLSKFVSIGNKSDLTETDMLAMMKDDPNTDVILLYLEDLTEPKRFLELAREITGDIPKRKPILAIKSGRTIEGAKAASSHTGALASSDDAYEYFFHQCGVLRVETLEELFDYARAFANQPLPKGNRVAIITNGGGPGIMATDTCIRYGVQLADFDKKTTSNLKNGLPPTSNINNPIDLIGDAREDRYALALKSVLEDKNVDGVIIVICTIQPITILQNIAYVITEMMPKYQKPIMVCWMGITDISSVLKILDEKNIPHYKFPEVASRALAKMCEYSQWVARPRTQVRIFNDVDKKKVEEVISLAKTQKRRFLPEPETYEILKAYGFPVLDFRLAKNEQEATQYAQEVGYPVALKIVSPEILHKLDVGGVRLNIENEKDLRKAYQEMTLKFTNYTVWGVLVQKMAKKGKEIILGMNKDLHFGNLLMFGLGGAYVEVLKDVTFRIAPIRELGAYHMIEKIRGYKILTGYRGEKPSDIDIIAECLERLSQLVCDFEEIEELDINPLIVFEKGKGAKIVDARILILSLPISFTGQCY
- a CDS encoding site-2 protease family protein; this translates as MNQNILEILLIAPPILFAITIHEFSHGFIADKLGDSTPRLSGRLTLNPLAHLDLVGTLMFFLVHIGWAKPVPVNPNNFQNPGKDMLWVALAGPLSNLISAFVFGMLFRGLIFWGLPLVSQEQLFLILEVLQILVFFNLILAVFNAIPIFPLDGYQILSGLLPVQQSYEFSRFAPYGPFILVGIILIGQMIGFPILWKIIGPCVQFLNFLFTGHQMSL